GCGGCCGTCAGGGGTCTCGTCGCCCGAGAGGAATCCCTCGATGCCGGCCTCGCAGGGGCATCCGATCGCCGAGGTCGCAAACCCGGTCGCCTCGTTCGCAGCCCTGTACGCCCAGTCTTCAGTCACAGCGGTGATGATAATCCTGGAAACCCACGTCGGGAACGCTTCAGCATACTCATCGTCGATGGTCACACCATTATATTCCATTTTGTGCACCTCATGTGCAAAGGTGCCGGACGCTGCCGTACACCATGTACACTGATAGAGTGTGCATCAGGGGAGCAGAAGAAGATTTCTAATTCTCACCCGGGCAGCCCCGGCGATCTGACAGCCCGGTGGAAAAAGCCCGGTTTCACCCCAAACCCACAACGCAGGAGCTCCCGGGGGGCAGACCTGACGGGCATTTAATACCACCACCCAATTAACATAGTATCATTGATCAACCGCCGGAAATGGGTTTTTTCCGGCCGGGTTCATTCAGAAAGTTTATCTATATTATTTGACAACTCTTTCTTAATCGATTTTTAATCGAGATAGCTGGTGCGTGAAACCATGGCATTTGCAGTGCATGTAAACATGGAGCGGTGTACCGGTTGTAACAATTGTGTGGTCGCGTGCCCGGTAGGCGCACTTGAGCTCAGCACGGTGGATCCTGTCACAACAGACAAGATCTACAAGGTGATGAACGGCAAGGCAATCGTCCTTGACGTCAAACACGAGCTCTGCGCCGGATGTGGCGTGTGTGTCGAGGCGTGTCCATACAACGTGATACGACTGGTCGTTGGACCAATGCAGTCCGGGCCAGGTGCCCAGACACAAGGTTAAAGGAGTGAGGGTAATTCATGGCGATATTTCCAAAATTCTCCAAGAAGAGAGATGGTGTAAACATCATCAATGAGCAGAGACTTCTCCAGCAGGTCAACCACCTGGTTCTGGATACCCAGCGGTGCACAGGCTGCGGTATCTGCGCGGAGTCCTGCCCTGAGGATGCAATTGCGATCAGCATGGTCGGTGCGACCAAGAGAAAGAGTGCAATCGACTACGCAACCCCGGTGAACATTGACGAGGTCAAGTGTTCGTACTGTGGTGTCTGCGTTGTGATGTGCCCCTTCAACGCGCTGACCCTTAAGATCGACGGTGAAGAGCGCCTTCCGATTGTTGAAAAGGAAGGTTTCCCCGAATACGACATGGTCACCAAGATCGACGATGAGAAGTGCGTCAGGTGTACCATCTGCGAGGACGTCTGCCCCCGTGACGCAATCGACCGGGATGTGCCCGCGTTCGAAGGCGGCAGCGAGGACGGCCGCGACCGGCAGAGCGCACTGACGGCAAAGACGACCTTCGAGGTCGACACCGAGAAGTGCACAATCTGCGGTATCTGCGGCGACCTCTGCCCGGCGATCACGGTCAAGCGCAAGGCGTTCACCGCTGAGAACGGAAAGGTCGACGGCGAAGTCCTCTGGGAGGAGAGCCTCTGCGATGCCTGTAAGGTCTGCGTAGAAGCCTGTCCCGAAGAGGCGATCAAGGTCAACCGCGAGGTCTCAGCAAAGAAGCTCCCCGGCAAGGTCGAGATCATCGAGGATGACTGCTGCACCTGCCGCTGGTGTGCGATCAACTGCCCGACCGAAGCGATCACCGTCGAGAAGATCTTCGAGGGTGAGATCGAGTTCCACCCGGAGAAGTGCCCGGGCGGCTGCTCCACCTGCGTGGAGATCTGTCCGGCCAACGCGATCTACCTCCCGTCCCCCGAGCCCGCAGCCCAGATGAAGGGCCAGAAGGAGGAAAACATCGCCGTCAACAAGGATCTCTGTATCCTCTGCGGCGCGTGCGTCAATGCCTGCCCTGGTGAAGACATCATCGTCCTGAGGCGGACCGGCATCAGGATCAAAGGCAAGGAGACCGACCTGTTCAAGCGGATCAAGGACAAACTCCTGACTCCGAGAACCTCGAAGGTCAAGGAAGGCGTAGCCCCTGGCGAAGTGGAACTCAAGGCCCTCGATAACGCGTGAGGTAGTGAACATGGCAAAAGGATATAATGACCCTGCAATGGAAAAGAAATTCCAGGACAGGTATTATCACGCTGCGGACAACCCCGAATTCACCAAGGAAGTCGAGCGGATTGGACGCACAATAGCACACATGTGCTACCAGTGCGGTACCTGCACCGGTTCCTGCCCCTCGGCCCCCCGCTCGAGCTACCGGATCAGGAAGTTCGTCCGCCGTGCAGTGATGGGACTGGAGAGAGAAGCGCTGACCGACCCGGACCTCTGGCTCTGCACCACCTGCTACAGCTGCACCGACCGCTGCCCGCGCGACATCGCCCCGACCGACATCATCATGGCGATGCGCAACCTGGCCTTCAAGTGGGACATCATCCCGAGGAACTTCCTCAAGACGGTCCAGCTCATCTACACCACCGGCCACGGTGTGCCGAACAACGACGTAAACCGTGCGGCGCGCCAGAAACTCGGTCTCGAGGCCGAACCTGAGACGACCCACAAGTACCCCGAGTTCATTCCGGGCATCCAGAAGATCATGGACCACTACAAGATGAAAGAGAACGCAGACAGAATCCTCTCAGAGGGTGAGCACTAATGCACAACGGTATGCACGAGTATGCATTTTTCCTCGGCTGCATCGCACCGAACCGGTACCCCGGCTGTGAGGCCGCCGCCATCAAGACGAGCAGGGCGCTGGGCATCGAGCTCCTCCCGCTGAAGGGCGCAAGCTGCTGCCCGGCGCCGGGCGCATTCGGCTCCATCGACCTCAACGTCTGGTACGCAATGGCCGCCAGGAACATCTGCCTCGCCGAGGAGATGGGCAAAGACATCACCCTGATCTGCAACGGCTGCTACAAGTCGATCTACGAGGTCAATGAGCGGCTGAAAGAGCATGACGACCTCCGCGACGGCGTCAACGAAGTGCTCGCCGAGATCGACATGGAGTTCAAGGGCTCTATCGATGTCTACCACCTCGCCGAACTCTACTACGACCCGAAGATCTGCGGCGTCGAGAAGATCCGCGAGTCGGTCGTCCGTCCGCTCACCGGCACGAAGATCGCCGTCCACTACGGCTGCCACCTTCTCAAGCCCATCAAAGAGCGCCGGTTCACCGACGCCGAGAACCCGATGTGGATCGAAGAACTCGTCGACGCCCTCGGCGCAGAGTCCGTCCAGTACCGCAACAAAATGCAGTGCTGCGGTGCAGGCGGCGGTGTCCGCGGTTTCGATCTCGCCCACTCGCTGGACATCACCAACGAGAAGCTGATCAATGTCACTGAAGCAGGCGCGGACGCCATCACCGAAGTCTGTCCGTTCTGCCAGCTCCAGTACGACCGCGGCCAGATCGAGATCAAGGAAAAGTTCGGGATCGAATGGAACATTCCGGTTCTGCACTACAACGAACTGCTGGGCCTTGCCCAGGGCATGAGCCCCCAGGAGCTTGCACTCGACCTCCACGGCATCGACTGCAAACCGTTCCTGGACAAGATCCTGTAAGGGAGGAATATCAATGGCAGAAGAAAAGAAACAACCCAGAATTGGTGTGTTTGTGTGCCACTGTGGTACCAACATTGCAGGGTCTCTCGACGTTAAGGCGGTACAGGACTACGCCAGGACCCTCCCCGGTGTGATCGTGGCCGACGAGT
Above is a window of Methanofollis tationis DNA encoding:
- the hdrC gene encoding CoB--CoM heterodisulfide reductase subunit C, with product MAKGYNDPAMEKKFQDRYYHAADNPEFTKEVERIGRTIAHMCYQCGTCTGSCPSAPRSSYRIRKFVRRAVMGLEREALTDPDLWLCTTCYSCTDRCPRDIAPTDIIMAMRNLAFKWDIIPRNFLKTVQLIYTTGHGVPNNDVNRAARQKLGLEAEPETTHKYPEFIPGIQKIMDHYKMKENADRILSEGEH
- a CDS encoding 4Fe-4S binding protein, with protein sequence MAFAVHVNMERCTGCNNCVVACPVGALELSTVDPVTTDKIYKVMNGKAIVLDVKHELCAGCGVCVEACPYNVIRLVVGPMQSGPGAQTQG
- the hdrB gene encoding CoB--CoM heterodisulfide reductase subunit B, which translates into the protein MHNGMHEYAFFLGCIAPNRYPGCEAAAIKTSRALGIELLPLKGASCCPAPGAFGSIDLNVWYAMAARNICLAEEMGKDITLICNGCYKSIYEVNERLKEHDDLRDGVNEVLAEIDMEFKGSIDVYHLAELYYDPKICGVEKIRESVVRPLTGTKIAVHYGCHLLKPIKERRFTDAENPMWIEELVDALGAESVQYRNKMQCCGAGGGVRGFDLAHSLDITNEKLINVTEAGADAITEVCPFCQLQYDRGQIEIKEKFGIEWNIPVLHYNELLGLAQGMSPQELALDLHGIDCKPFLDKIL
- a CDS encoding 4Fe-4S binding protein — encoded protein: MAIFPKFSKKRDGVNIINEQRLLQQVNHLVLDTQRCTGCGICAESCPEDAIAISMVGATKRKSAIDYATPVNIDEVKCSYCGVCVVMCPFNALTLKIDGEERLPIVEKEGFPEYDMVTKIDDEKCVRCTICEDVCPRDAIDRDVPAFEGGSEDGRDRQSALTAKTTFEVDTEKCTICGICGDLCPAITVKRKAFTAENGKVDGEVLWEESLCDACKVCVEACPEEAIKVNREVSAKKLPGKVEIIEDDCCTCRWCAINCPTEAITVEKIFEGEIEFHPEKCPGGCSTCVEICPANAIYLPSPEPAAQMKGQKEENIAVNKDLCILCGACVNACPGEDIIVLRRTGIRIKGKETDLFKRIKDKLLTPRTSKVKEGVAPGEVELKALDNA